In the genome of Actinomadura graeca, one region contains:
- the helR gene encoding RNA polymerase recycling motor ATPase HelR, translating into MTPLTTSAFDLPADLAPKADPALIAADERHFAAIAESLGQTITDLSDRLDAERMAPAGTGQRALDRDLEIHRLATRLRTLRRFGLDLCLGHMVAEDDPEPVYIGRLGLTDSAGRRLLLDWRSPAAEPFFGATHANPMGLASRRRYRWTRGRISDYWDEVFTPGGFEGHAALDDQSAFIASLGAGRSGRMRDVLGTIQADQDAIIRAGSRGALVVDGGPGTGKTVVALHRSAYLLYTDPRLGHRRGGVLFVGPHQPYLGYVADVLPSLGEEGVQTCTLRDLVPGGATAADEKDPHVARLKSSADMVKAIETAVRFYERPPAEGMTVTTQWSDIWLSSADWAEAFDAREPATPHNEARDQVLEELITILMEKHTGDVPGDLLRRSLLRNRELLTAFTRAWPPIEAADLVGDLWSVPAYLRMCAPWLTPGEIRTLQREDPHAWTVPDLPLLDAARQRLGDPEASRRRRRREAALTAQRERMAQVVDDLIEADDDGEGLVTQLRREDLQRNLVDESELPTTEPDLLAGPFAHIVVDEAQELTDAEWQMLLLRCPSRSFTIVGDRAQARHGFTESWEERLERIGLDRITLASLSINYRTPEQIMAEAEPVIRAALPDANVPTSIRSGDSPVVHGSTADLDSIIDTWLTAHTEGIACVIGAPAFQPAPRVRSLTPELSKGLEFDLVVLVDPQKFGDGIEGAVDRYVAMTRATRQLVILTTPTP; encoded by the coding sequence ATGACCCCGCTGACCACCAGCGCGTTCGACCTTCCCGCGGACCTCGCCCCCAAGGCCGACCCGGCGCTGATCGCCGCCGACGAACGCCATTTCGCCGCGATCGCGGAGAGCCTCGGGCAGACGATCACCGACCTGTCCGACCGGCTCGACGCCGAGCGGATGGCGCCCGCCGGGACCGGCCAGCGGGCGCTGGACAGGGACCTGGAGATCCACCGGCTGGCCACCCGCCTGCGCACGCTGCGCCGCTTCGGCCTGGACCTGTGCCTCGGGCACATGGTCGCCGAGGACGACCCCGAACCCGTCTACATCGGGCGTCTCGGCCTCACCGACAGCGCGGGCCGCCGCCTGCTGCTCGACTGGCGCTCCCCCGCGGCCGAGCCGTTCTTCGGCGCGACCCACGCCAACCCGATGGGCCTGGCGAGCCGCCGCCGGTACCGCTGGACCCGCGGACGGATCAGCGACTACTGGGACGAGGTGTTCACCCCCGGCGGCTTCGAGGGCCACGCCGCGCTCGACGACCAGTCCGCCTTCATCGCCAGCCTCGGCGCCGGCCGGTCGGGGCGGATGCGCGACGTCCTCGGCACCATCCAGGCCGACCAGGACGCCATCATCCGCGCGGGATCCCGCGGCGCCCTCGTCGTCGACGGGGGCCCCGGCACGGGCAAGACCGTCGTCGCCCTGCACCGATCCGCCTACCTCCTGTACACCGACCCCCGCCTCGGCCACCGCCGCGGCGGCGTGCTGTTCGTCGGCCCGCACCAGCCCTACCTGGGCTATGTCGCCGACGTCCTCCCCAGCCTCGGAGAGGAGGGCGTGCAGACCTGCACCCTGCGGGACCTCGTCCCCGGCGGCGCCACCGCCGCCGACGAGAAGGACCCGCACGTGGCGCGGCTGAAGTCGTCCGCGGACATGGTGAAGGCGATCGAGACGGCCGTCCGGTTCTACGAGAGGCCGCCCGCCGAGGGCATGACCGTCACGACCCAGTGGTCCGACATCTGGCTGAGCTCCGCCGACTGGGCCGAGGCGTTCGACGCGCGGGAACCGGCCACGCCGCACAACGAGGCGCGCGACCAGGTCCTGGAGGAGCTGATCACGATCCTCATGGAGAAGCACACCGGCGACGTCCCCGGCGACCTGCTCCGCCGGTCGCTGCTGCGGAACCGGGAGCTGCTCACGGCCTTCACCAGGGCATGGCCGCCGATCGAGGCGGCCGACCTCGTCGGGGACCTGTGGTCGGTGCCCGCCTACCTGCGGATGTGCGCCCCATGGCTCACCCCCGGCGAGATCCGCACGTTGCAGCGCGAGGACCCCCACGCCTGGACCGTCCCGGACCTGCCGCTCCTGGACGCGGCCCGGCAGCGCCTCGGCGACCCGGAGGCGTCCCGCCGCAGGCGCCGCCGGGAGGCCGCCCTCACCGCCCAGCGCGAACGCATGGCGCAGGTCGTCGACGACCTCATCGAGGCCGACGACGACGGTGAGGGCCTCGTGACGCAGCTGCGCAGGGAGGACCTCCAGCGCAACCTCGTCGACGAGTCCGAGCTGCCCACCACCGAGCCGGACCTCCTCGCCGGCCCGTTCGCGCACATCGTCGTGGACGAGGCCCAGGAGCTGACCGACGCGGAATGGCAGATGCTGCTGCTCCGCTGCCCGTCCCGCAGCTTCACGATCGTCGGCGACCGCGCCCAGGCCCGGCACGGGTTCACGGAGTCGTGGGAGGAACGCCTCGAACGGATCGGGCTCGACCGGATCACCCTGGCGTCCCTGAGCATCAACTACCGGACGCCCGAGCAGATCATGGCCGAGGCCGAGCCGGTCATCCGGGCCGCGCTCCCGGACGCCAATGTGCCCACCTCCATCCGCAGTGGCGACTCCCCCGTCGTCCACGGATCCACGGCGGACCTGGACTCGATCATCGACACCTGGCTCACCGCGCACACCGAGGGGATCGCCTGCGTCATCGGCGCCCCCGCGTTCCAGCCGGCGCCCCGCGTCCGGTCACTGACACCGGAACTGTCGAAGGGGCTGGAGTTCGACCTGGTCGTCCTCGTCGACCCGCAGAAGTTCGGCGACGGCATCGAAGGAGCCGTCGACCGCTACGTGGCGATGACCCGCGCCACCCGGCAACTGGTCATCCTCACGACCCCGACCCCGTAG
- a CDS encoding alkaline phosphatase D family protein produces MTALVLGPHLRHVSAHTATIWVETDRPCEVRVVNAEHGLDAAARTFTAHGHHYGLVEIDGLDAGARIPYEVVLDGEKVWPGAPDGFPASQIRTLDPGGTLRISFGSCRRSPGTAEGFGHDALAAFAHRLRSGAAEVWPDILLMVGDQVYADELSEEMRAFIRGRRDAGEPPVDEAADFEDYTQLYKLAWRDPAVRWLLSTVPTFTIFDDHDIRDDWNTSYAWRREMWSQPWWRARITGGIGSYWIYQHLGNMSPQDRADDPVHKAVRAASGDVGPILDEFAEKADKEPASTRWSYAHDWGGTRLIVVDSRCSRLLTADRRGMLDDEEFRWLDGRCQGGMDHLLIASSLPYLLPRAIHHAEAWNEAVAGGAWGKRGAALGEKVRQAADLEHWAAFERSFREVADDVIAVGRGDRGPAPASISFLSGDIHYSYLSRVTAPDTQSKITQIVCSPLRNPLIGAFRFANRIACSRFTAGPFRALARLSKVPAPPLRWRMTDGPWFDNAIATVELSGRECTVLWESPQNEKTLTEMGRATITD; encoded by the coding sequence ATGACCGCTTTGGTACTCGGGCCCCACCTCCGGCATGTGAGCGCGCACACCGCGACGATCTGGGTCGAGACCGACCGCCCGTGCGAGGTCCGCGTCGTCAACGCCGAGCACGGGCTGGACGCGGCCGCCCGCACGTTCACCGCGCACGGCCACCACTACGGGCTCGTCGAGATCGACGGGCTCGACGCGGGCGCGCGGATCCCGTACGAGGTCGTCCTGGACGGTGAGAAGGTCTGGCCCGGGGCCCCTGACGGGTTCCCCGCCAGCCAGATCAGGACCCTCGACCCCGGCGGCACGCTGCGGATCTCCTTCGGGTCGTGCCGCCGCTCGCCCGGCACGGCCGAGGGGTTCGGCCACGACGCCCTCGCCGCCTTCGCGCACCGGCTCCGCAGCGGCGCCGCGGAGGTGTGGCCGGACATCCTGCTCATGGTGGGCGACCAGGTGTACGCCGACGAGCTGAGCGAGGAGATGCGCGCGTTCATCCGCGGCCGCCGCGACGCCGGCGAGCCGCCCGTGGACGAGGCCGCCGACTTCGAGGACTACACCCAGCTCTACAAGCTGGCCTGGCGCGACCCGGCCGTGCGGTGGCTGCTGTCGACCGTCCCCACCTTCACGATCTTCGATGACCACGACATCCGCGACGACTGGAACACCTCCTACGCCTGGCGGCGCGAGATGTGGTCGCAGCCCTGGTGGCGGGCCCGCATCACCGGCGGGATCGGCTCCTACTGGATCTACCAGCACCTCGGGAACATGTCGCCGCAGGACCGCGCGGACGACCCCGTCCACAAGGCGGTGCGCGCCGCGTCCGGCGACGTCGGCCCCATCCTCGACGAGTTCGCCGAGAAGGCCGACAAGGAACCGGCGAGCACGCGCTGGAGCTACGCGCACGACTGGGGCGGCACGCGGCTCATCGTCGTCGACAGCCGCTGCTCCCGGCTGCTCACCGCCGACCGGCGCGGCATGCTCGACGACGAGGAGTTCCGCTGGCTGGACGGCCGCTGCCAGGGCGGCATGGACCATCTCCTCATCGCCAGCTCCCTGCCCTACCTGCTGCCGCGGGCCATCCACCATGCCGAGGCGTGGAACGAGGCCGTCGCGGGCGGCGCGTGGGGCAAGCGCGGCGCCGCGCTCGGCGAGAAGGTCCGGCAGGCCGCCGACCTGGAGCACTGGGCCGCGTTCGAGCGCTCGTTCCGCGAGGTCGCCGACGACGTGATCGCGGTCGGACGCGGCGACCGCGGGCCCGCGCCCGCCAGCATCTCCTTCCTGTCCGGCGACATCCACTACTCCTACCTGTCGCGGGTCACCGCCCCCGACACCCAGTCGAAGATCACCCAGATCGTCTGCTCACCCCTGCGCAACCCCTTGATCGGCGCGTTCCGCTTCGCCAACCGGATCGCCTGCTCGCGCTTCACGGCGGGCCCGTTCCGTGCCCTGGCGAGACTGTCGAAGGTCCCCGCGCCGCCCCTGCGATGGCGGATGACGGACGGCCCCTGGTTCGACAACGCCATCGCGACGGTCGAGCTGTCCGGCCGCGAATGCACGGTGCTCTGGGAGAGCCCCCAGAACGAGAAGACCCTCACCGAAATGGGCCGCGCCACCATCACCGACTGA
- a CDS encoding tetratricopeptide repeat protein, with the protein MTHVTEDDLDDLEFDTLRTGDHISAARRLSELAEAVSGGVSRANVLLRAGEQWQHAGDHARAAELYRRALEDGGEVYGDPRAYLADALFELGRGDEARALVEQIRADKPRDPEVYRAVAEVLYAQGDASGAHEWATSGADVVLALRDHAGVGGPDEPRSLATGSLAPAPDDAALAEDSLEALLRLRYRARIDLGRAEDDYDALLDDLLKNDA; encoded by the coding sequence GTGACGCATGTGACGGAAGACGATCTCGACGATCTGGAGTTCGACACCCTGCGCACCGGCGATCACATCTCGGCGGCGCGGCGGCTGTCCGAGCTCGCCGAGGCGGTGTCGGGCGGGGTCTCGCGCGCCAACGTGCTGCTGCGCGCGGGTGAGCAATGGCAGCACGCCGGCGACCATGCCAGGGCCGCCGAGCTGTACCGGCGGGCGCTGGAGGACGGCGGCGAGGTCTACGGCGACCCGCGCGCCTATCTGGCCGACGCCCTGTTCGAGCTGGGCCGGGGCGACGAGGCGCGCGCGCTCGTCGAGCAGATCCGCGCCGACAAGCCGCGCGACCCCGAGGTCTACCGCGCCGTCGCCGAGGTCCTCTACGCGCAGGGCGACGCGTCCGGCGCCCACGAATGGGCCACCAGCGGCGCCGACGTCGTCCTCGCCCTCCGCGACCACGCCGGTGTCGGCGGCCCCGACGAGCCGCGGTCGCTCGCCACCGGGTCCCTTGCGCCGGCCCCCGACGACGCCGCCCTCGCCGAGGACAGCCTTGAGGCGCTCCTGCGGCTCCGCTATCGCGCCCGCATCGACCTGGGCCGCGCCGAGGACGACTACGACGCGCTCCTCGACGACCTTCTGAAGAACGACGCCTGA
- a CDS encoding helix-turn-helix domain-containing protein, whose translation MTELAPAGSTALKTLDAALSPRVRAWTEELREIWRIAGMSINRFAALYPVDKGTLSRYLNGKRVPRDHWFLDKLLVVLAEQGREVSQDVREHLARLQLDALEVAHPQEYRVRIVSDELELADAGRREAERHARSLEEELAGRIRQFEELNDQHDRLRAAFDAGRAAMQDERARLDGEIADLTRSLGQARRRIAEAEDRCRYLEELLDRLQFPFPSEPGDAMHDIPLADPGAVARLLDTLRELGADAQAAALAERAAENCPFNFTTGAGLLMDTLRKMGAEALADRFAERVAVEAPFEDPAAVAEHLWALREMGAETQAAALAQLAAERCPLTDAAAAGVLLKALRKTGAKAQVDVYAARIASRASSTDPETAVLMLLALRAAGADLHIKIFAERVADTFPCVDAEEVRRLLYSLAGARTPAQTLRLADRAASEFPLSNVHDVRFLLTVLQERGGQAQAVRLTIRAAFDARITREDLGSLIQSLEAPEADEFFRWVSAQGPVDEPDTVGWLLDTLHWMGAEESAMALADRAVTRCPVSDPERVAGLLDALRRTGAARQAAQLAGRVVVGCPVTDPYAVAWLMNALRRVGATEQVSLLAERAGEGSDHVLMPSGFKPGRT comes from the coding sequence ATGACAGAACTCGCCCCCGCAGGTTCGACCGCTCTCAAGACGCTGGATGCCGCCCTGTCCCCGCGGGTGCGGGCCTGGACGGAGGAACTGCGCGAGATCTGGAGGATCGCGGGGATGTCGATCAACCGGTTCGCCGCCCTGTACCCCGTCGACAAGGGCACCCTGTCGCGCTACCTGAACGGCAAGCGCGTGCCCCGCGACCACTGGTTCCTCGACAAGCTGCTGGTCGTCCTCGCCGAGCAGGGCAGGGAGGTCTCCCAGGACGTCCGCGAGCACCTGGCCCGGTTGCAGTTGGACGCGCTGGAGGTCGCCCATCCGCAGGAGTACCGGGTGCGGATCGTCAGCGACGAACTGGAACTGGCGGACGCGGGCCGCCGCGAGGCCGAACGCCACGCACGCTCACTGGAGGAGGAGCTCGCCGGCCGGATCCGCCAGTTCGAGGAGCTCAACGACCAGCACGACCGGTTAAGGGCCGCGTTCGACGCCGGCCGCGCCGCGATGCAGGACGAGAGGGCGCGCCTGGACGGCGAGATCGCCGACCTCACCCGCTCGCTGGGGCAGGCGCGCCGGCGTATCGCGGAGGCCGAGGATCGGTGCCGGTATCTCGAAGAGCTCCTCGACCGGCTCCAGTTCCCCTTCCCCAGCGAGCCGGGCGACGCCATGCACGACATTCCGCTCGCCGACCCGGGCGCCGTGGCGCGGCTGCTGGACACTCTGCGGGAGCTGGGCGCCGACGCGCAGGCCGCGGCGCTCGCCGAAAGGGCGGCCGAGAACTGCCCGTTCAACTTCACCACCGGTGCGGGGCTGCTCATGGACACTTTGCGGAAGATGGGCGCCGAGGCACTGGCCGACAGGTTCGCCGAGCGTGTCGCCGTCGAGGCTCCATTCGAGGACCCGGCCGCCGTGGCGGAGCACCTGTGGGCGCTTCGGGAGATGGGTGCCGAGACGCAGGCCGCCGCGCTCGCCCAGCTGGCGGCCGAGCGGTGCCCGCTCACCGACGCTGCCGCCGCCGGGGTCCTGCTGAAAGCGCTGCGGAAGACCGGGGCGAAGGCGCAGGTCGATGTCTACGCCGCGCGCATCGCCTCTCGGGCCTCGTCCACCGACCCCGAGACCGCGGTGCTCATGCTGCTCGCCTTGCGGGCAGCGGGAGCCGATCTGCACATCAAGATCTTCGCGGAGCGGGTCGCCGACACCTTCCCGTGCGTGGACGCGGAGGAGGTGAGGCGTCTGCTGTACTCCCTGGCAGGCGCGAGGACCCCTGCGCAGACACTGAGGCTGGCCGATCGTGCGGCCTCCGAGTTCCCCCTCTCGAACGTGCACGACGTGAGGTTCCTCCTGACGGTGTTGCAGGAGAGAGGCGGCCAAGCTCAGGCGGTGAGGCTGACGATCCGGGCTGCCTTCGACGCCAGGATCACCCGGGAGGACCTGGGGTCGCTGATCCAGAGCCTTGAGGCTCCCGAGGCCGACGAGTTCTTTCGCTGGGTCTCCGCCCAAGGTCCGGTCGACGAACCGGACACCGTTGGGTGGCTGCTGGACACGCTGCACTGGATGGGCGCCGAGGAGTCGGCCATGGCGCTCGCCGACCGGGCCGTCACCCGCTGTCCCGTCAGCGACCCGGAGCGGGTCGCGGGTCTCCTGGACGCGCTGCGCCGGACCGGCGCCGCCCGGCAGGCCGCGCAGCTCGCCGGGCGGGTCGTCGTCGGCTGCCCGGTCACCGATCCCTACGCCGTGGCCTGGCTGATGAACGCGTTGCGGAGGGTGGGGGCGACGGAGCAGGTCTCGCTGCTGGCCGAACGTGCGGGAGAGGGCAGCGATCACGTCCTGATGCCGAGTGGCTTCAAGCCGGGCCGCACATAG
- a CDS encoding NAD-dependent epimerase/dehydratase family protein, with translation MRLLMLGGTEFAGRAITEDALARGWDVTVFHRGRHEPPEGARSVLGDRTEDGGLQALAHGEWDAVVDTWSAAPSAVRDAARLLSGRCERHVYISSRSVYRFPTPPGLDESAPVVDGSPDDGDVEYAEAKRGGELAAAGAFGDRALLVRAGLIIGPYENIGRLPWWLTRMARGGRVLAPGPRDLGLQFIDVRDLAAWTLDAVGQGLGGPYNLVSPPGHTTMDGLLEACIRVTGADAEPVWSAPEDLLAAGIAPWTELPLWLPPGEAHDTLHRADVTKALSTGLRCRPAEETVADTWAWLQRIGGKAPLRPDRPVVGLSPEREAAFLRSQAAADDRRSPVQWTRRPSVR, from the coding sequence ATGAGGCTTCTGATGCTGGGTGGGACCGAATTCGCGGGACGGGCCATCACCGAGGACGCTCTCGCGCGTGGCTGGGACGTGACGGTCTTCCACCGGGGACGCCACGAACCGCCGGAAGGCGCCCGTTCTGTGCTGGGCGACCGGACGGAGGACGGCGGGCTCCAGGCGCTCGCCCATGGGGAGTGGGACGCGGTCGTCGACACCTGGTCGGCCGCTCCGTCCGCCGTGCGGGACGCCGCGCGGCTGCTGTCCGGGCGCTGCGAACGTCACGTGTACATCTCCAGCCGTTCCGTCTACAGATTCCCGACGCCACCCGGGCTGGACGAGAGCGCCCCTGTGGTGGACGGCTCCCCCGACGACGGAGATGTGGAGTACGCCGAGGCCAAGCGGGGTGGCGAACTCGCCGCAGCCGGCGCGTTCGGAGATCGTGCGCTGCTGGTGCGGGCGGGGCTCATCATCGGCCCGTACGAGAACATCGGCCGGCTGCCCTGGTGGCTCACGCGAATGGCGCGCGGCGGGCGGGTCCTGGCCCCGGGGCCGCGTGACCTCGGATTGCAGTTCATCGACGTCCGTGATCTCGCGGCGTGGACGCTGGACGCGGTCGGGCAGGGGCTCGGCGGGCCGTACAACCTCGTCAGCCCGCCCGGTCACACGACGATGGACGGGCTGCTGGAGGCGTGCATTCGGGTGACCGGGGCGGACGCGGAGCCGGTGTGGAGCGCGCCGGAGGATCTTCTCGCCGCGGGCATCGCGCCCTGGACGGAGCTTCCCCTCTGGCTTCCGCCCGGCGAGGCACACGACACCCTGCACCGAGCGGACGTGACGAAGGCGCTGTCCACCGGTCTTCGCTGCCGTCCGGCGGAGGAGACGGTCGCGGACACGTGGGCGTGGCTCCAGCGGATCGGCGGGAAGGCGCCGCTTCGCCCCGACCGGCCGGTGGTGGGATTGAGCCCCGAGCGGGAGGCCGCGTTCCTCCGGAGTCAGGCCGCCGCGGACGACCGGAGATCGCCGGTCCAGTGGACGCGGCGCCCTTCCGTCCGCTAG
- a CDS encoding NYN domain-containing protein produces the protein MDRCALFVDAGYLLADGAMAVHGTRHRETVSWDFGGLLQLLGNLARERTGIPLLRCYWYEATIEGRRSAEHEALADLPGLKLRLGRIRPGRREGVDTEIHRDLMTLARNEALADAVVVSGDEDIARVVADAQDLGVRVTVVHVAVDGNWTISRVLRQECDDLIEIGSGHLRPYVNLLAGVDGSSSLGTSPLSNGHGNGSAASIGSLQAAPNNGPPPSSPIGGQPVPSVPSVRDLGPAMTSNAAGSSMATGPVTLPGSGGNGSTGGPGGPGGSTRPGVSGGSAGFGSFGNGAAQPSAPLQAAPTYGPSSTQAPPQQPPTSQYNSPSPPPQPLPQSLPPTQSQPLQQPVQQSLQSLQQPLQQPLQQPLQQSPQQTAGQQLGPYTGPQQIAPAPAQQTAPSLADAVKAAHQEGQDFGESVARDAPALWLEAVLARKPRMPSDLEARLLQGSSLPIDFLLHDEVRHALRRGFWDALERSRR, from the coding sequence ATGGATCGCTGCGCGCTGTTCGTAGACGCCGGCTACCTGCTGGCCGATGGCGCCATGGCCGTGCACGGAACCCGCCATCGCGAGACGGTCTCCTGGGACTTCGGCGGCCTCCTGCAACTGCTGGGCAACCTCGCGAGGGAACGCACCGGCATCCCGCTGCTGCGCTGCTACTGGTACGAGGCCACCATCGAGGGCCGCCGCTCCGCCGAGCATGAGGCGCTCGCCGACCTGCCGGGGCTCAAGCTGCGGCTCGGGCGGATCCGCCCCGGCCGCCGCGAGGGCGTCGACACCGAGATCCACCGCGACCTGATGACCCTCGCCCGCAACGAGGCGCTCGCCGACGCGGTCGTCGTCAGCGGCGACGAGGACATCGCGCGGGTCGTCGCCGACGCCCAGGACCTCGGCGTCCGCGTGACGGTCGTGCACGTGGCCGTGGACGGCAACTGGACGATCTCCCGGGTGCTGCGGCAGGAGTGCGACGACCTCATCGAGATCGGCTCCGGGCACCTGCGCCCCTACGTCAACCTGCTCGCCGGCGTGGACGGGTCGTCCTCGCTCGGGACGAGCCCGCTGTCCAACGGGCACGGCAACGGCAGCGCCGCCTCGATCGGGTCGCTCCAGGCGGCGCCGAACAACGGGCCTCCGCCGTCGTCGCCGATCGGGGGGCAGCCGGTGCCGTCGGTGCCGTCCGTCCGCGACCTGGGTCCGGCGATGACGTCGAACGCGGCGGGTTCGTCCATGGCCACCGGGCCGGTCACGCTGCCCGGCTCGGGAGGGAACGGCTCGACCGGCGGGCCCGGCGGTCCTGGCGGGTCGACGAGGCCGGGCGTGTCCGGTGGTTCGGCCGGGTTCGGGTCCTTCGGCAACGGTGCCGCGCAGCCGTCCGCCCCGCTCCAGGCCGCGCCCACGTACGGGCCGTCCTCCACGCAGGCGCCGCCGCAGCAGCCGCCCACCTCGCAGTACAACTCGCCGTCCCCGCCGCCACAGCCGCTGCCGCAGTCGCTGCCGCCCACCCAGTCGCAGCCCCTGCAACAGCCGGTGCAGCAGTCCCTGCAATCCTTGCAACAGCCCTTGCAGCAGCCGCTGCAGCAGCCCTTGCAGCAGTCGCCGCAGCAGACCGCCGGGCAGCAGCTCGGCCCCTACACCGGCCCGCAGCAGATCGCGCCCGCCCCCGCGCAGCAGACCGCGCCCTCGCTCGCGGACGCGGTCAAGGCCGCCCATCAGGAGGGGCAGGACTTCGGCGAGTCCGTCGCCCGGGACGCGCCCGCGCTGTGGCTGGAGGCCGTCCTCGCCCGCAAGCCGCGTATGCCCTCCGATCTGGAGGCGCGCCTGCTCCAGGGCTCCTCGCTGCCCATCGACTTCCTCCTGCACGACGAGGTCAGGCACGCTTTGCGCCGCGGATTCTGGGACGCTCTAGAACGTTCCCGCAGGTGA
- a CDS encoding DedA family protein yields MDLTTLPLDITEWLHPTAWLQLFGTFATIGVLAIIFAETGLLIGCILPGDSLLFTAGILTAVSTVNGQEFQPLSLPWLLVGGPVAAITGAQLGHWLGARYGRRLFERPDSKIFRQEWVEKAEYYFNRFGPARAVVLARFIPIVRTFLNPLAGMLGMDTRKFFVWNVVGGVIWTDALFLLGHFLGSEVPDVERYILPGVAVILVLSVIPIVREIMKGRGSSHKGAKHNGTNKNGSEESRPSLSGDSYR; encoded by the coding sequence GTGGATCTCACGACCCTTCCCCTGGACATCACCGAGTGGCTGCACCCGACCGCGTGGCTGCAGCTGTTCGGCACGTTCGCGACGATCGGCGTCCTCGCCATCATCTTCGCGGAGACCGGACTGCTGATCGGCTGCATCCTGCCGGGCGACTCGCTGCTGTTCACGGCGGGGATCCTCACGGCGGTCTCGACCGTCAACGGGCAGGAGTTCCAGCCGCTGTCGCTGCCGTGGCTGCTGGTCGGCGGCCCGGTCGCGGCGATCACCGGCGCGCAGCTCGGGCACTGGCTCGGCGCGCGGTACGGCCGCAGGCTCTTCGAACGCCCCGACTCCAAGATCTTCCGGCAGGAGTGGGTGGAGAAGGCCGAGTACTACTTCAACCGGTTCGGCCCGGCCAGGGCGGTCGTGCTGGCGCGGTTCATCCCGATCGTGCGGACGTTCCTCAACCCGCTCGCCGGGATGCTCGGCATGGACACCCGCAAGTTCTTCGTCTGGAACGTCGTCGGCGGCGTCATCTGGACCGACGCCCTGTTCCTGCTCGGCCACTTCCTCGGCTCCGAGGTGCCCGACGTCGAGCGCTACATCCTTCCCGGTGTCGCCGTGATCCTGGTGCTGTCGGTGATCCCCATCGTGCGAGAGATCATGAAGGGACGCGGATCCTCCCACAAGGGTGCAAAGCACAACGGTACGAATAAGAATGGCTCTGAAGAGTCACGTCCGTCGCTCAGCGGTGACAGTTATCGCTAA
- the pyrE gene encoding orotate phosphoribosyltransferase has product MSDRDELLSAIKDKAVVHGDFVLSSGKRASWYVDLRRVTLDGTVAPLVGRVMLDETAGLDYDAVGGLTLGADPVAAAMLHAAAARGRTLDAFVVRKEGKAHGLQRRIEGPDVTGRRVLAVEDTSTTGGSVLTAVEALREAGAVVVAVATILERGAAARIAAEDLEYRHPFDVTDLGLG; this is encoded by the coding sequence GTGAGCGATCGTGATGAGCTGCTGAGCGCAATCAAGGACAAGGCCGTCGTCCACGGCGATTTCGTGCTCTCCTCCGGCAAGCGCGCGTCCTGGTACGTGGACCTGCGCCGGGTGACCCTGGACGGGACGGTCGCGCCGCTCGTCGGCCGGGTGATGCTCGACGAGACCGCCGGCCTGGACTACGACGCCGTCGGCGGGCTCACCCTCGGTGCCGACCCGGTCGCCGCCGCGATGCTCCACGCGGCCGCCGCCCGCGGGCGCACGCTGGACGCGTTCGTCGTCCGGAAGGAGGGCAAGGCGCACGGGCTGCAACGCCGCATCGAGGGCCCGGACGTGACCGGGCGCCGCGTCCTCGCCGTCGAGGACACCTCGACCACCGGCGGCTCCGTGCTGACCGCCGTCGAGGCGCTCCGCGAGGCCGGCGCCGTGGTGGTCGCGGTCGCCACGATCCTGGAGCGCGGCGCCGCGGCGCGGATCGCGGCCGAGGACCTGGAGTACCGGCACCCGTTCGACGTCACCGACCTGGGCCTCGGCTGA